One window of the Lysobacter sp. S4-A87 genome contains the following:
- the norR gene encoding nitric oxide reductase transcriptional regulator NorR, with protein MDPVVGIPDTYQGPCHASVSCRSTPWCHTRSNRQRPVAVQSTAMSVELTAADLLETVLPVVDDLSRDMPEHERYGRLLASVRRLFGSDASALLKLVGETLVPMAVDGLSEDTLGRRFHVSEHPRLAALLANPDPTRFPANSQLPDPYDGLVLGHDTRLHVHDCMGCTLTVAARPWGLLTIDALDAGRFSDQDVQLLRAFSSVASAAVSAAERMRQLAQDAERAQFNAESYRVAADDTTARSLLGRSPAFKRMQAELGAVGGSELTVLIKGETGVGKELVAKALHAASSRAGKPMISINCAALPESLVESELFGHVRGAFSGATGDRRGKFELADQGTLFLDEVGELPLSVQAKLLRVMQSGQLQRVGSDREHHVDVRIIAASNRDLAQEVRDGRFRADFYHRISVYPLQVPPLRERGHDILLISGYFLEENRRRLGLSALRLSADAQTALVAYPWPGNVRELEHLIARSSLRALASRPTRPRILSLEPGDLDLPGERRQIDEPPPEPVSQPPGESLRDTLAAVERRLIQEALDRHGNNWAAAARSLGLDRANLARSARRLGLRS; from the coding sequence GTGGATCCGGTTGTAGGGATACCTGATACCTATCAAGGTCCGTGCCATGCATCCGTTTCTTGCAGATCAACACCTTGGTGCCACACCCGGTCGAATCGACAACGACCGGTGGCGGTACAATCGACTGCGATGAGTGTCGAATTGACAGCAGCGGACCTGCTCGAGACCGTACTTCCCGTGGTCGACGACCTGTCGCGCGACATGCCCGAACACGAGCGCTATGGCCGTTTGCTGGCTTCGGTGCGTAGGCTGTTCGGAAGCGACGCCAGCGCACTGCTCAAGCTGGTGGGCGAGACCCTCGTGCCGATGGCGGTCGATGGACTCAGCGAGGACACCCTGGGCCGCAGGTTCCACGTATCCGAGCATCCGAGGCTGGCGGCATTGCTGGCCAATCCTGACCCCACTCGCTTTCCCGCCAACAGCCAGCTGCCGGATCCGTACGACGGGCTGGTCCTTGGCCACGACACGCGATTGCACGTCCATGACTGCATGGGTTGCACGCTCACGGTGGCCGCCAGGCCCTGGGGATTGCTGACGATCGACGCACTCGATGCGGGGCGCTTCAGCGATCAGGACGTGCAGCTGTTGCGGGCATTCTCCAGCGTTGCCTCGGCCGCGGTAAGCGCGGCGGAACGCATGCGGCAACTGGCGCAGGACGCCGAGCGTGCGCAGTTCAATGCCGAGAGCTATCGGGTTGCCGCCGATGACACGACTGCGCGCTCGCTGCTTGGACGCAGCCCTGCGTTCAAACGCATGCAGGCCGAGTTGGGGGCGGTCGGGGGCAGCGAGCTGACCGTGCTGATCAAGGGCGAAACCGGCGTGGGCAAGGAGCTGGTTGCCAAGGCACTGCACGCCGCTTCGTCCCGTGCCGGCAAGCCGATGATCTCCATCAACTGCGCCGCTCTTCCCGAGTCCTTGGTGGAGAGCGAACTGTTTGGTCATGTCCGCGGCGCGTTTTCCGGCGCGACCGGCGACCGTCGCGGCAAGTTCGAACTGGCGGACCAGGGAACGCTGTTCCTGGACGAAGTCGGCGAACTTCCGCTCAGCGTGCAGGCGAAACTGCTGCGGGTGATGCAGAGCGGGCAACTGCAGCGCGTCGGTTCCGACCGCGAGCATCATGTCGATGTCCGGATCATCGCCGCCAGCAATCGCGATCTCGCCCAGGAAGTACGCGACGGACGTTTCCGCGCCGACTTCTACCACCGCATCAGCGTTTATCCGCTGCAGGTACCGCCGCTGCGTGAGCGCGGCCACGACATCCTGCTGATCAGCGGGTACTTCCTTGAAGAGAATCGTCGACGTCTCGGCCTCTCTGCCCTGCGCCTTTCCGCCGATGCGCAGACTGCGCTGGTGGCCTATCCATGGCCAGGAAACGTCCGCGAGCTGGAGCACCTGATTGCACGAAGCTCACTGCGCGCGTTGGCTTCCCGCCCCACCCGTCCGCGCATCCTCAGCCTGGAACCCGGCGATCTGGATCTCCCCGGCGAGCGCCGGCAGATCGACGAGCCGCCGCCGGAGCCTGTCAGTCAGCCGCCCGGTGAAAGCCTGCGCGACACGCTGGCGGCGGTGGAGCGGCGGTTGATCCAGGAGGCCCTCGATCGGCATGGCAACAACTGGGCCGCCGCGGCACGATCGCTGGGGCTGGACCGGGCGAATCTTGCCCGGTCGGCGCGTCGGCTGGGGTTGAGGTCCTAG
- the rpiA gene encoding ribose-5-phosphate isomerase RpiA: MSEAKRLAGEKAIEYVEDGMIVGVGTGSTVAYFIDALARIQDRIKGAVSSSDQSTQRLRAHGIEVLDLNATGPLSLYVDGADECDPHKRLIKGGGAALTREKIIAEASQKFVCIVDPSKRVDVLGKFPLPVEVIPMARSLVARQIQAMTRGQPVWRQDAAGNGVVTDNGNVILDIHGLSIVDPVGLEQAINQIPGVVAVGLFARRPADVVIIGGEPPTLL; this comes from the coding sequence ATGAGCGAAGCCAAGCGCCTGGCCGGCGAAAAAGCCATCGAGTACGTCGAGGACGGCATGATCGTCGGCGTCGGCACCGGTTCCACGGTCGCCTACTTCATCGATGCACTGGCGCGTATCCAGGATCGCATCAAGGGCGCCGTGTCGAGCTCGGACCAGAGCACGCAGCGGCTGCGCGCGCATGGCATCGAAGTGCTCGACCTCAACGCCACCGGCCCGCTGTCGCTCTACGTCGACGGCGCCGACGAATGCGATCCGCACAAGCGCCTGATCAAGGGCGGTGGCGCGGCGTTGACGCGCGAGAAGATCATCGCCGAGGCCAGCCAGAAGTTCGTCTGCATCGTCGACCCCAGCAAGCGCGTCGATGTGCTCGGCAAGTTCCCGCTGCCGGTCGAGGTGATCCCGATGGCACGCAGCCTGGTGGCCCGCCAGATCCAGGCGATGACGCGCGGCCAGCCGGTATGGCGCCAGGACGCCGCCGGCAATGGCGTGGTCACCGACAACGGCAACGTGATCCTCGACATCCACGGTCTGTCGATCGTCGACCCGGTCGGCCTGGAGCAGGCGATCAACCAGATTCCGGGCGTGGTTGCGGTCGGCCTGTTCGCCCGCCGCCCCGCCGACGTGGTGATCATCGGCGGCGAGCCGCCGACGCTGCTGTAA
- a CDS encoding EVE domain-containing protein, whose amino-acid sequence MTARRRYWLMKSEPDAFSIDDLERVGTEPWNGVRNYQARNFMRDGMQVGDGVLFYHSNTEVPGIVGTATVASKAYPDETQFNPKSDYFDPKSTREEPRWFLVDVAFDRKLKRTISLDEIKQHAARLGEDFALVRRGNRLSVFPVQAAQWKYLLSLE is encoded by the coding sequence ATGACCGCACGCCGCCGCTACTGGCTGATGAAGTCCGAACCGGACGCGTTCTCGATCGACGACCTCGAGCGTGTCGGCACCGAGCCCTGGAACGGCGTGCGCAACTACCAGGCACGCAACTTCATGCGCGACGGCATGCAGGTCGGCGACGGCGTGCTGTTCTACCACTCCAACACCGAGGTTCCCGGGATCGTCGGCACCGCCACCGTGGCGAGCAAGGCCTATCCCGACGAAACCCAGTTCAACCCGAAGTCGGACTACTTCGATCCCAAGAGCACGCGCGAGGAGCCACGCTGGTTCCTGGTCGACGTTGCCTTCGATCGCAAGCTCAAGCGCACGATTTCCCTCGACGAGATCAAGCAGCACGCCGCCAGGCTGGGCGAGGATTTCGCGCTGGTGCGGCGAGGCAACCGGCTGTCGGTGTTCCCCGTCCAGGCGGCGCAGTGGAAGTACCTGCTGTCGCTGGAGTGA
- a CDS encoding TIGR02449 family protein: MDQAELLAQLKSLADRVEQLAERSRRLSEENRSLRQQQEQLSGERSALLAKNEQARARVEAMIARLKSLEQHT; the protein is encoded by the coding sequence ATGGACCAAGCCGAACTACTCGCCCAGCTCAAGTCGCTCGCCGACCGGGTCGAGCAGCTTGCCGAGCGCTCGCGCCGGCTGAGCGAGGAGAACCGCAGCCTGCGCCAGCAGCAGGAACAACTGTCGGGCGAACGTTCGGCACTGCTGGCCAAGAACGAACAGGCACGCGCCCGTGTCGAGGCGATGATCGCGCGATTGAAGTCCCTGGAGCAGCACACGTGA
- a CDS encoding EAL domain-containing protein codes for MPTLRAAVLNPWVSVRPPSQACFPSRIVWLVRLAGPVLALALATAPAAAATRDFYFSRLGSERGLTQNTVTAMAQDPQGFVWVATQGGLHRYDGQRYLPYRHNPRDPDSLPDSNITAISLDGGRALWVGTYSEYVSRLDLGNGKIRRYAASAPSHPHRQVVAVLPYRGHLWVGTAAGLERLNPESGTRQTVLSLESLSAAATGRQTLLATRDGMAWYGGPTGLHRIDPAGTVQRIGPQDAVLSLQQDQAGQLWVGRNDGLYRLHSNGRELVRAWPQAAAQTADPTPVRAIVQAPDHRLWLSVYGYGLRRFDPATGSTEEVHEEPGIEASLPDDAVNAMLVDRGGMLWVGGQFRGVAVADPRGTRFRYVFNLERARSRSPAAADSIRTIAQAQDGALWLGTDNTRLLRYALAQDRFEDLTALLGDAATPPRVTAFAPAAQGELWVATDVGLFLLDPQRRQARHLPIPGLERQAMRSLAVARDGSLWIGSHGNGAFHYIPDGGKLTHYPYRENDANGLSYPVVHAIAEDRHGHVWIGTGDGLDVLDPATGRVRHFRHAGDNAASLPGNRVRALHLAHDGTLWVGTHAGLSRVVEAADGSVSFAHPLTGTLNSSMVPVVFAIAEGPAGRLWLSTQAGIVSFDIGSERTRSYGLADGLQDLEFHGGSMAQLSDGQIVFGGVRGLNLFDPARIVDSHYSAPLKLLGAWVGSEATAEPRALWQPTRLELPDAAGLLRLRIGSLDFAPAAGIRYRYRMDGFDKDWIDNGNQQDITYTRLPAGSYTFLAQATNRDGVWNEQTLEIPVRIAPPLWRHPLVIAGAVLAALALALVLAWRRHRDRRRERGYFAQIRERDERLKLALWASGEQFWDYDLDSRVLRRTRADDQAGLTPELGVQTLVDSNLQIHPEDQPQAVEQLKRHLRGDAALFLSEHRVREDNKWVWMRARGRVVERAANGRALRVAGTARDITANRSAERDRLIAGQVLNSMIEAVAVFDREFQFVSVNPAFTRMTGYADSEVIGRPTRLLDSDQHDPAFYQHVRSELRRNGRWSGEIWQQRKNGDEFLCWFQGSEVLDSSGQHGHYVAVLGDITDQKRAEQELRYLANYDTLTSLPNRALLSERLSRAIVRARRHGSRIAMLFLDLDRFKDINDSLGHAAGDRILRAAAIRLQQAVGPQHTVARLGGDEFTVLLENLEHVEQAEQVARDVLVAFETPLDIDQRHDVVISPSIGISLYPDHALVPTDLLKHADTAMYQAKAAGRRTFMRYTEAMDVEIRGRATISAALRGVLDRNELRLVFQPKLSLDQSRITGVEALLRWRSFELGDISPAQFIPLAEESGLILDIGEWALREACGVLKRWRHNGLDQLTMAVNVSSLQLLRGNLPKQVARALVESGVPPEMLQLELTESVIMANAGQTSATLDALRSLGVGLAIDDFGTGYSSLAYLKRLPINTLKIDKEFIGDLTRDADDEAITTTVIAMAHSLGLTVIAEGVETEAQMQFLRGRGCDEIQGYWLARPLEAADCLAFIRNWTPQSVPAGNTTAGSGAAGSGAAGSGPADKVGSPG; via the coding sequence TTGCCTACACTGCGCGCTGCAGTACTCAACCCGTGGGTGTCCGTGCGTCCGCCCTCCCAAGCCTGCTTCCCCAGCCGGATCGTCTGGCTCGTCCGTCTCGCCGGACCGGTACTGGCGTTGGCATTGGCGACCGCGCCGGCCGCGGCGGCAACCCGCGACTTCTACTTCTCGCGCCTGGGCAGCGAGCGGGGCCTCACCCAGAACACGGTGACGGCCATGGCCCAGGACCCGCAGGGGTTCGTCTGGGTCGCCACCCAGGGCGGCCTGCACCGTTACGACGGCCAGCGCTACCTGCCCTACCGGCATAACCCGCGCGATCCCGACAGCCTGCCCGACAGCAACATCACCGCGATTTCCCTCGACGGCGGCCGGGCGCTGTGGGTAGGCACCTATTCCGAATACGTCAGCCGGCTCGACCTGGGCAACGGCAAGATCCGTCGCTATGCCGCCTCGGCGCCCAGCCACCCCCATCGCCAGGTCGTGGCGGTGCTGCCCTACCGCGGCCACCTCTGGGTCGGCACTGCGGCGGGACTGGAGCGACTGAATCCCGAGAGCGGCACGCGCCAGACGGTGCTGTCGCTGGAATCGCTGTCGGCTGCTGCCACAGGCCGGCAGACGTTGCTGGCGACCCGCGACGGCATGGCCTGGTACGGCGGCCCGACCGGACTGCATCGCATCGACCCGGCCGGAACGGTGCAGCGCATCGGCCCCCAGGATGCGGTGCTGTCGCTGCAGCAGGACCAGGCCGGCCAGTTGTGGGTCGGCCGCAACGACGGCCTGTACCGCTTGCACAGCAATGGCCGCGAACTGGTGCGCGCCTGGCCGCAGGCGGCCGCGCAGACGGCCGACCCGACGCCTGTCCGCGCCATCGTGCAGGCGCCTGACCATCGGCTCTGGCTGTCGGTCTACGGTTACGGCCTGCGCCGCTTCGACCCGGCCACGGGCAGCACGGAAGAAGTGCACGAGGAGCCCGGCATAGAGGCCAGTCTTCCCGACGATGCAGTCAACGCGATGCTGGTCGACCGCGGCGGAATGCTGTGGGTGGGTGGCCAGTTCCGCGGCGTCGCGGTCGCCGACCCGCGCGGCACGCGCTTCCGTTACGTGTTCAATCTCGAACGCGCGCGCTCGCGCAGTCCCGCCGCCGCCGACAGCATCCGCACCATCGCGCAGGCCCAGGACGGCGCGCTCTGGCTCGGCACCGACAACACCCGCCTGCTGCGCTACGCGCTTGCGCAAGACCGCTTCGAAGATCTCACGGCACTGCTTGGCGACGCGGCGACACCGCCGCGCGTGACCGCATTTGCGCCCGCCGCACAGGGCGAGCTGTGGGTGGCCACCGACGTCGGCCTGTTCTTGCTCGACCCGCAACGCCGACAGGCACGCCATCTGCCGATTCCGGGCCTGGAGCGGCAAGCGATGCGCTCGCTGGCAGTGGCGCGCGATGGCTCGCTGTGGATCGGCAGCCATGGCAATGGCGCGTTCCATTACATTCCCGATGGCGGCAAGCTCACCCACTACCCGTACCGCGAGAACGACGCCAACGGCCTGAGCTATCCGGTCGTGCACGCCATCGCCGAAGACCGCCACGGCCATGTCTGGATCGGCACCGGCGACGGCCTCGACGTGCTCGATCCCGCCACCGGCCGCGTGCGCCATTTTCGCCACGCCGGCGACAACGCCGCCAGCCTGCCCGGCAACCGTGTGCGTGCGCTGCACCTGGCGCACGACGGCACGCTCTGGGTCGGCACGCACGCCGGTCTGAGCCGCGTGGTCGAAGCCGCCGACGGCAGTGTCAGCTTCGCCCACCCGCTGACGGGAACGCTCAACAGTTCCATGGTGCCGGTCGTGTTCGCGATCGCCGAAGGCCCGGCCGGACGGCTGTGGCTGAGCACGCAGGCCGGCATCGTCAGCTTCGACATAGGCAGCGAGCGGACGCGCAGCTACGGCCTCGCCGACGGCCTGCAGGACCTGGAATTCCACGGCGGCTCGATGGCGCAACTGAGCGACGGCCAGATCGTCTTTGGTGGTGTCCGCGGCCTGAACCTGTTCGATCCCGCGCGCATCGTCGACTCGCACTACAGCGCGCCGCTCAAGCTGCTCGGCGCGTGGGTTGGCAGCGAGGCGACCGCCGAGCCGCGCGCACTGTGGCAGCCGACGCGGCTCGAGCTGCCCGATGCGGCCGGCCTGCTGCGCCTTCGCATCGGTTCCCTCGATTTCGCACCGGCGGCCGGCATCCGCTATCGCTACCGCATGGACGGTTTCGACAAGGACTGGATCGACAACGGCAACCAGCAGGACATCACCTATACCCGACTGCCGGCAGGCAGCTACACCTTCCTCGCCCAGGCCACCAACCGCGACGGCGTGTGGAACGAGCAGACGCTGGAGATTCCGGTGCGCATCGCGCCGCCGCTGTGGCGCCACCCGCTGGTGATCGCCGGCGCGGTGCTGGCCGCACTGGCGCTGGCGCTGGTGCTGGCCTGGCGTCGCCACCGCGATCGTCGCCGCGAGCGTGGCTACTTCGCCCAGATCCGCGAACGCGACGAGCGCCTGAAACTGGCGCTGTGGGCCTCGGGCGAGCAGTTCTGGGATTACGACCTGGACAGCCGCGTGCTGCGCCGCACGCGCGCCGACGACCAGGCCGGGCTGACGCCGGAGCTGGGCGTGCAGACGCTGGTCGACTCCAACCTGCAGATCCATCCCGAAGACCAGCCGCAGGCAGTCGAACAGCTCAAGCGCCACCTGCGCGGCGACGCCGCGCTGTTCCTGTCCGAACATCGCGTGCGCGAGGACAACAAGTGGGTGTGGATGCGCGCCCGCGGCCGCGTCGTCGAACGCGCCGCCAACGGTCGCGCCCTGCGCGTGGCCGGCACGGCACGCGACATCACCGCCAACCGCAGCGCCGAGCGCGATCGCCTGATCGCCGGCCAGGTGCTCAACAGCATGATCGAGGCGGTCGCCGTGTTCGACCGCGAGTTCCAGTTCGTCTCGGTCAATCCCGCCTTCACCCGCATGACCGGGTATGCCGATTCGGAAGTGATCGGGCGCCCGACCCGCCTGCTCGACAGCGACCAGCACGACCCGGCGTTCTACCAGCACGTGCGCAGCGAACTTCGTCGCAACGGGCGCTGGTCGGGCGAGATCTGGCAGCAGCGCAAGAACGGCGATGAATTCCTGTGCTGGTTCCAGGGCAGCGAAGTGCTCGACTCCAGCGGCCAGCATGGTCATTACGTCGCCGTGCTCGGCGACATCACCGACCAGAAGCGCGCCGAGCAGGAACTGCGCTACCTGGCCAACTACGACACGCTGACCAGCCTGCCCAACCGTGCGCTGCTGTCGGAGCGGCTGTCGCGGGCGATCGTGCGTGCGCGCCGCCACGGCAGCCGCATCGCGATGCTGTTCCTCGACCTGGACCGCTTCAAGGACATCAACGATTCGCTCGGCCATGCCGCCGGCGACCGCATCCTGCGCGCGGCGGCCATCCGCCTGCAGCAGGCAGTGGGGCCGCAGCACACCGTCGCCCGCCTCGGCGGCGACGAGTTCACGGTGCTGTTGGAGAACCTCGAGCACGTCGAGCAGGCCGAGCAGGTCGCGCGCGACGTGCTGGTCGCTTTCGAAACGCCGCTCGACATCGACCAGCGCCACGACGTGGTGATCTCGCCGTCGATCGGCATCAGCCTGTATCCCGACCACGCCCTGGTGCCGACCGACCTGCTCAAGCATGCCGATACGGCGATGTACCAGGCCAAGGCCGCCGGCCGCCGCACCTTCATGCGCTACACCGAGGCGATGGACGTGGAGATCCGCGGCCGTGCGACCATCTCCGCAGCATTGCGCGGCGTGCTCGATCGCAACGAACTGCGCCTGGTGTTCCAGCCCAAGCTGTCGCTGGATCAGTCCCGCATCACCGGCGTGGAAGCACTGCTGCGCTGGCGCAGCTTCGAACTGGGCGACATCTCGCCGGCGCAGTTCATTCCGCTGGCAGAGGAAAGCGGCCTGATCCTCGACATCGGCGAATGGGCGCTGCGCGAAGCCTGCGGCGTGCTCAAGCGCTGGCGCCACAACGGCCTGGACCAGCTGACGATGGCGGTCAACGTGTCGTCGCTGCAGTTGTTGCGCGGCAACCTGCCCAAGCAGGTCGCGCGCGCACTGGTCGAGAGCGGCGTGCCGCCGGAGATGCTGCAGCTGGAACTCACCGAGAGCGTGATCATGGCCAACGCCGGGCAGACCTCGGCCACGCTCGACGCGCTGCGTTCGCTCGGCGTCGGCCTGGCGATCGACGACTTCGGCACCGGCTACTCGTCGCTGGCCTACCTCAAGCGCCTGCCGATCAACACGCTCAAGATCGACAAGGAATTCATCGGCGACCTCACCCGCGACGCCGACGACGAGGCGATCACCACGACGGTCATCGCCATGGCGCATTCGCTGGGCCTGACCGTGATCGCCGAAGGCGTGGAGACCGAAGCGCAGATGCAGTTCCTGCGCGGACGCGGATGCGACGAGATCCAGGGCTACTGGCTGGCCAGACCGCTGGAGGCGGCGGACTGCCTGGCCTTTATCCGCAACTGGACGCCGCAGTCGGTTCCGGCCGGAAACACCACGGCGGGCAGTGGCGCAGCGGGCAGTGGCGCTGCGGGCAGTGGCCCCGCCGACAAGGTCGGCTCGCCGGGCTGA
- a CDS encoding 5-formyltetrahydrofolate cyclo-ligase encodes MTADRAALRRELRDRRRALGAGERIAAAERLSMQLLALPFAPASGYVCGYWATDGEIALHVWQLRLPRECVYCLPVLHEDGRLRFAPWRPGDPLVSNRHGIPEPDIAPSSLLEPEQMSLVVAPLVGFDARGHRLGMGGGWYDRSFEFRHQRPAPPWLVGAAFDTQQVETLDRADWDVALDAVCTESKTMDCSSRATA; translated from the coding sequence ATGACGGCTGACCGCGCGGCGCTGCGCCGCGAACTCCGCGACCGCCGCCGTGCCCTGGGTGCCGGCGAGCGCATTGCCGCTGCCGAACGGCTGTCCATGCAGCTGCTCGCACTGCCATTCGCGCCCGCATCGGGCTATGTCTGCGGCTATTGGGCCACCGACGGCGAAATCGCCCTGCACGTCTGGCAATTGCGCCTTCCCCGCGAATGCGTGTACTGCCTGCCGGTGCTGCACGAGGACGGCCGACTGCGCTTCGCGCCCTGGCGCCCCGGCGACCCGCTGGTGAGCAATCGCCACGGCATCCCCGAGCCCGACATCGCGCCGAGCTCGCTGCTCGAGCCGGAACAGATGAGCCTGGTCGTGGCGCCGCTGGTGGGCTTCGACGCACGCGGCCACCGGCTCGGCATGGGTGGCGGCTGGTACGATCGCAGCTTCGAATTCCGCCACCAGCGCCCGGCCCCGCCGTGGCTGGTCGGCGCGGCATTCGACACGCAGCAGGTCGAAACGCTCGACCGCGCCGACTGGGACGTCGCACTGGATGCGGTCTGCACCGAATCGAAGACCATGGATTGCAGCAGCAGGGCCACCGCATGA
- a CDS encoding UPF0149 family protein, which translates to MELPDLTAIEAESRTLALAASPFELHGGLCGWLAGGGAAVREWPARVLADDALPTPAEGGALDELREASAAQLADRSFDFALLLPAADTSLAERSGALFEWCRGFLGGFGLAGGGKTKLSDEGQEALADLGKLASAQPQSDGDEEDEIALVEIEEFVRVAVLLLHGDCVLAAQHRQRLN; encoded by the coding sequence ATTGAACTGCCCGATCTGACCGCCATCGAGGCCGAGAGCCGCACGCTGGCCCTTGCTGCTTCGCCCTTTGAGCTCCACGGCGGCCTGTGCGGCTGGCTTGCCGGTGGCGGCGCGGCGGTTCGCGAATGGCCGGCCAGGGTGCTCGCCGACGATGCCCTGCCGACGCCTGCCGAAGGCGGCGCACTGGACGAACTGCGCGAAGCCAGTGCCGCGCAGCTCGCCGACAGGAGCTTCGACTTCGCCCTGCTGCTGCCCGCCGCGGACACCTCGCTGGCCGAGCGCAGTGGTGCCCTGTTCGAGTGGTGCCGCGGTTTCCTCGGCGGCTTCGGCCTGGCCGGTGGCGGCAAGACCAAGCTGTCGGACGAAGGCCAGGAGGCGCTGGCCGACCTGGGCAAGCTCGCCTCGGCGCAGCCGCAAAGCGACGGCGACGAGGAAGACGAGATCGCGCTGGTCGAGATCGAAGAGTTCGTCCGCGTCGCGGTGCTGCTGTTGCACGGCGACTGTGTGCTGGCTGCCCAGCACCGCCAGCGGTTGAACTGA
- the hmpA gene encoding NO-inducible flavohemoprotein, which translates to MLTPEHRQIIKSTVPLLESGGEALTRHFYEILLGENPQLRPFFNQANQHSGDQPRALASGVLMYARHIDQLDQLAELVTLIGNKHVSLQIQAEHYPIVGACLLRAIREVLGPEVATDAVVDAWAAAYQQLAGILIDTEAGLYQATADRAGGWRGARRFTVVDKVVESDEITSFYFAASDGGAILAHSPGQFIGLRLDVDGTDQRRNYSLSAAANDSHYRISVKRVAGGAVSSHLHEQVQVGDEVDLFPPSGHFVLKPAEKPLVLISGGVGITPTLAMLQAALPSGRPIHFIHAARNSGVHAFRDWTDTLALDHPQLKRFYCYEEAGADPVDAVGYIDHALLERWMPATRDVDVYFLGPKPFMRAIKGHLKAMGVPERQCHYEFFGPATALD; encoded by the coding sequence ATGCTGACCCCCGAACACCGTCAGATCATCAAGTCCACCGTGCCCCTCCTGGAAAGCGGGGGCGAGGCGTTGACCCGTCACTTCTACGAGATCCTGCTCGGTGAGAATCCGCAGCTGCGTCCCTTCTTCAACCAGGCAAACCAGCACAGCGGCGACCAGCCGCGGGCGTTGGCCAGTGGCGTGCTGATGTATGCGAGACACATCGACCAGCTCGATCAGCTGGCCGAACTGGTCACGCTGATCGGCAACAAGCATGTCTCGCTGCAGATCCAGGCCGAACACTATCCGATCGTGGGTGCGTGCCTGCTGCGCGCGATCCGCGAAGTGCTGGGGCCGGAGGTCGCAACCGATGCGGTCGTCGATGCCTGGGCGGCGGCGTACCAGCAACTGGCCGGGATACTGATCGACACCGAAGCCGGTCTCTACCAGGCGACCGCGGACCGGGCCGGTGGCTGGCGCGGTGCACGCAGGTTCACCGTCGTCGACAAGGTGGTCGAAAGCGACGAGATCACGTCGTTCTACTTCGCGGCGAGCGACGGTGGCGCGATCCTCGCGCACTCACCGGGGCAGTTCATCGGCCTGCGCCTGGACGTCGATGGCACCGACCAGCGGCGAAACTACTCGCTCTCGGCCGCGGCGAACGACAGTCATTACCGGATCAGCGTGAAGCGCGTGGCCGGTGGCGCGGTCTCCAGCCACCTGCATGAGCAGGTGCAGGTAGGCGACGAAGTCGATCTGTTTCCGCCGTCTGGCCACTTCGTGCTCAAGCCTGCGGAGAAGCCGCTGGTGCTGATCAGCGGCGGCGTCGGCATCACCCCGACACTGGCCATGCTGCAGGCGGCCTTGCCGAGTGGGCGGCCGATCCATTTCATCCATGCCGCGCGCAATTCGGGCGTGCATGCATTCCGCGACTGGACCGACACGCTGGCGCTGGATCATCCGCAGCTCAAGCGCTTCTACTGCTACGAAGAGGCCGGCGCCGATCCGGTCGATGCCGTTGGATACATCGACCACGCGTTGCTTGAGCGGTGGATGCCGGCGACGCGCGACGTCGATGTGTACTTCCTCGGGCCCAAGCCGTTCATGCGCGCAATCAAGGGTCACCTGAAGGCGATGGGCGTGCCCGAACGGCAATGCCACTACGAGTTCTTCGGACCGGCAACCGCGCTGGACTGA
- a CDS encoding cell division protein ZapA: MSSTNEPVSIRLLDREYTVGCEPDERDSLLSAAKLLDAKMREIRGNNRMAALDRVAVLAALNLAHDLQQMRNEQSSRDREFSRTLTDLHRRLDDLFDLPAR; the protein is encoded by the coding sequence ATGAGCAGCACCAATGAACCGGTCAGCATCCGCCTGCTGGATCGCGAGTACACGGTCGGCTGCGAGCCGGACGAGCGCGACAGCCTGCTGTCGGCAGCCAAGCTGCTCGACGCCAAGATGCGCGAGATCCGCGGCAACAACCGCATGGCCGCGCTCGATCGCGTCGCCGTGCTGGCCGCGCTCAATCTCGCCCACGACCTGCAGCAGATGCGCAACGAGCAATCGAGCCGCGACCGCGAATTTTCGCGCACGCTGACCGACCTGCACCGCCGTCTCGACGACCTGTTCGACTTGCCGGCGCGCTGA